A region from the Kryptolebias marmoratus isolate JLee-2015 linkage group LG9, ASM164957v2, whole genome shotgun sequence genome encodes:
- the prelid1a gene encoding PRELI domain containing 1a, with translation MVKYYCCTGVLKSTWDQVCTAFWQRYPNPYSNHVLTEDIIFREVTADNRLVSRRLLTKTSRSPRWMERYLPKHMASSAYIVEDSVVDPQKRTMTTLTWNISHARLMSVKEQCEYRINPENGCWTEITREARISSGVCGLSRAIQEFGLARFKTSVTKTMKGFEYVLAKMQGETPSRTLAETATERARETALAAKEKAKGLASHAQKKQYV, from the exons ATGGTGAAGTATTATTGCTGCACAGGTGTGCTGAAAAGCACCTGGGACCAAGTTTGCACTGCTTTCTGGCAACGTTATCCCAACCCTTACAG TAACCACGTGCTGACGGAGGATATTATATTCCGAGAGGTCACCGCCGACAACCGCCTCGTTTCCAGACGCCTGCTGACCAAAACCAGCCGCTCACCTCGCTGGATGGAGCGGTACCTCCCGAAGCACATGGCCAGCTCGGCGTACATCGTCGAGGACTCCGTCGTGGACCCTCAGAAGCGGACCATGACTACGCTGACGTGGAACATCAGCCACGCTCGCCTCATG TCTGTGAAGGAGCAGTGCGAGTACCGAATAAACCCCGAGAACGGCTGCTGGACGGAGATCACCAGGGAGGCCCGGATCTCCTCCGGCGTCTGTGGGCTTTCCAGAGCCATTCAG GAATTTGGTCTGGCGAGGTTTAAAACAAGCGTCACAAAGACCATGAAAGGCTTTGAGTATGTGCTCGCCAAAATGCAAG GTGAAACTCCATCGAGGACCTTGGCGGAAACGGCAACAGAGCGAGCAAGAGAGACGGCGCTGGCAGCCAAGGAGAAGGCCAAGGGCCTCGCCTCGCACGCCCAGAAGAAACAATACGTCTGA
- the npy7r gene encoding neuropeptide Y receptor Y7, whose translation MSPPYTSNGTGEREAGESDPSLLLNDSVGVPGFHSDITKHLGVQVTLITAYSLIILLGLLGNSLVIYMIVRYRNMRTVTNFFIANLALADLLVNALCLPFTLVYTLLDEWKFGAVLCHMVPFAQALSVHVSILTLTVIALERYRCIVFHLGQRLTWRSSLLIMASTWTVSAVLAAPLAIFREYRNEEIPSINLRIAVCSEKWPHGTNRDGLIYSLSMLLLQYIVPLAIISYAYICIWVKLKNHVSPSSRNDSISRRKKTTKMLALVVVVFATCWLPFHAFQLASDLDLVLRFKEYKLIYTLFHIVAMCSTFANPLLYGWMNKNYRNGFLMVFRCEDKPDSFHPEGSFRTRSIRGLTLNGRNGGHPPTAV comes from the coding sequence ATGAGCCCACCCTACACGTCCAACGGCACAGGAGAGAGGGAGGCCGGCGAATCGGATCCCTCGCTTCTGCTGAACGACAGCGTGGGCGTGCCTGGCTTCCACTCTGACATCACCAAGCACCTCGGCGTCCAGGTCACCCTGATCACGGCCTACTCCCTGATCATCCTGCTGGGGCTGCTGGGTAACTCCCTGGTGATCTACATGATCGTTCGCTACCGGAACATGCGGACAGTGACCAACTTCTTCATCGCCAACCTGGCCCTGGCGGACCTTCTGGTGAACGCGCTCTGCCTGCCCTTCACCCTGGTGTACACCCTGCTGGACGAGTGGAAGTTCGGGGCCGTGCTGTGCCACATGGTGCCCTTCGCCCAGGCCCTGAGCGTGCACGTGTCCATCCTGACGCTGACCGTCATCGCCCTGGAGCGCTACCGCTGCATCGTCTTCCACCTGGGCCAGCGGCTGACATGGCGCTCCAGCCTCCTCATCATGGCGTCCACGTGGACGGTGTCGGCCGTCCTGGCTGCGCCGCTGGCCATCTTCAGGGAGTACCGCAACGAGGAGATCCCCTCCATCAACCTGCGCATCGCAGTGTGCTCCGAGAAGTGGCCCCACGGGACCAACAGGGACGGGCTCATCTACAGCCTGTCGATGCTCCTGCTGCAGTACATCGTCCCTTTGGCCATCATCAGCTACGCCTACATATGCATCTGGGTCAAGCTGAAGAACCACGTCAGCCCGTCCAGCCGCAACGACAGCATCAGCCGCCGCAAAAAGACCACGAAGATGCTGgcgctggtggtggtggtgttcgCCACGTGCTGGCTGCCCTTCCACGCGTTCCAGTTGGCCAGCGATCTGGACCTGGTGCTCAGGTTCAAGGAGTACAAACTTATATACACGCTGTTCCACATCGTGGCCATGTGCTCGACTTTCGCCAACCCCCTCCTGTACGGCTGGATGAACAAGAACTACAGGAACGGGTTCCTGATGGTCTTCCGCTGCGAGGACAAGCCTGACTCCTTCCACCCGGAGGGCTCGTTTAGGACGCGCTCCATCCGGGGCCTGACACTGAACGGCCGCAACGGCGGGCACCCTCCCACCGCCGTCTGA